The sequence ACCAAGTCCGTTTTCCGAATGGACTGCTTTACATTGGGCTGTTGAAGATAGGAACACAGAAGTAGCACGCAAGCTAATAGAAAAAGGGGCAAATGTTAATCAGTTGGATTCATCTCAACGAACTACTTTATATCAGCCAGCTGTAAATGGCGATATAGAAATAACAAAAATCTTAGTAAAAAATAATGCAGATGTTAATGCAGAGGATCTAGCGAGATTGACTGCTTTATATAAGGCTGCCGCTAATGGCCATGAAGAAGTAGCAAAGTACTTAATGGAGAATGGAGCAGATGTTAAGAAGAATGGAGCGCTTAAACTTACTCTTTTACATATTGCTGTTGCAAATGTTGATGAAGCAATGGTGAATTGTATAATAAAAAATGATAAGAATATTGTTGAAAATATTGAGATAGTAGATGTATTTGGATGGAGTCCTTTATATTGGGCTGCTGCAAAGAATGATACATTAATATTAGAGATCCTATTACAGGTCACATCACGATGTAGAGCAAGTGTTGATATAGAGGATAAGTTAATTGGGCGATCTCCCTTACATATTGCTGCTACGAATGATAATGTGGAAGCAGTAGAGCTCTTAATAAACTATGAAGCAAATGTTAACCATAAGGATGCATGGGAATGGACTCCTTTTAATTGTGCTGCCGCAAAAGGCAATAGAAAAGTAATGAATTATCTAATAGCCCATGGAGCAAGTATTGAGACAAATGATCCACAGAAAATATTACTTTCTATTTGTCCATATAATTATCTAGAAGCAATAACTACTATAATACAACTTGGAATATGGAAGGATGTGATGAAATTGATGGTAGCTGAGTTTTTACGTTGTGCTGCCGGACATGGTGATACACTAATGGTACATGCTCTATTAGAATCTGGAATAAATGCTAATGCACGTGACGATTTAGAATCAACTGCCTTACATAAAGCTGCCAAAGGTGGCCATGCGGAAGTAGTAAGGACCTTAATTTTATATGGAGCAAATGTTAATGCACAGGATAGCTCAGGGCAATCTCCTTTAGCTTATGCTTTCGAACATAGACACTGGATAGTAGTAATGACTTTACTATGTTATGGCGCAAGTACTTTATTGCCTGATCACTGCGGTGAAACTGTAAGAGATTTAGCTGAACATCAAGGCATAAGTAATCTTCTAGTGGAAGCAGAACAAAGAGCACTAGATATACTTACGCGGCTTAACTTAGAATCAAGTATACTTAGAAACAAAGCATTAATGAAAGTGCAACACATAGCATCATATATGTTGAGAGAAATAGAATTACATCCATCTATCAGCTTTGAATTTATGATAAGAGATCAAGCTAATCAAATTGAACAATTACAGTATAACGATAAACTTAATGAAAAAAGAGTAGCATTTATAACTGACCACATTAAATGTGTGCAGTTAGAGACTAACACTAAAGCGTGTTCAGCTGAAATGGATGGAGTAAAAGAACAAATATTACATAGTCCTTGCAGGTGGTCATATCGCACTAAAAATGTTAATGTAAGAAGAGTAACATCTTTAGCTAACGGCATTGAGTGTATGAAGTTAGGGCCTAACACTGAAGCGTGTCCAGGCCCTAGTACTAAAGAGCCTAATACTCACCTCTCTATGATCGAGAAACTATCATTGTTACCACTTTACTCAGCTGTAGGAAAATATGAAGCCGTTATAAATAGTTAAATAATCCTCTAAATTCCAGCACGTAGCACTCGATGCAAGTAGCTGAAACTGAGAAGTACATTAGGTATATTAGATTTTAGTTTACACAATAAAATTTTTATAAGTAAGATGTCAGAAGGTATCAAAACCATATTAGTAGAAGACAATAACGTTAGGCTCGATAGGTACATTAGAAGAATTTTTCCCAATTTGAAACAATCTGCAATTGAGAAGTCTTTAAGGAAAGGATTAATCAAGGTTGATAATTGCACGGCAAAATCCAGCGATAGGGTAAGCTCTGGGCAAACTATAATGATAAGATACTTAGACTATATTGAGAACACTAATTCTGACTGCAAATATAATGAAAAGTTAGTGAATCTACTAAGAGAGAACATATTATATGAAGACGAATATATACTAGCTATAAACAAACCCGCAGGGGTCATTGTTCAAGGCGGCATAAAGGTAAAAATTAGCATTAGTGATTTACTTGACCAAATAAGAGAGAGAGAAATATTTAAAATTGTTCACAGGCTGGATAGGGATACAAGCGGAGTAATAATATTCGCACGCAATGCCAGCGTTGCCAAATACCTTATGGAAGAATTTAAAGGACGGAGGATAAAAAAAACTTACCTAGCATTAACTTTTGGTATACCGAGCAAAGATAATGGAACAATAGACTACCCGTTGGTGAAAAAATATATTTCAGGGCAAGAAAAAGTAGTCGTTGATGAAGATTCACCTCAAAATGCCACTACGCATTTTTCAATTATAGCAAGGTTAAAACATAATGTTGCTTATTTAAAATTACAACCAATTACTGGCAGAACTCATCAATTACGTGCACATTTAGCTCATATAAATTGTCCTATTCTTGGTGACGGTAAATATGGCGGTAAAAAAGCTTTTATTGATGGAGTAGCAAATCAGATTCACCTACATTCATATTCTTTGTCTTTAAAATTGCTAAATAATAAAGAAGTCACTATTACTGCTCCTATCCCTCAACATATCGAAAAATCTATTGAAGCGCTATCTTTTGACTAAAGCGATTTCACCAATCAATTTTTTTGTCTTTGGCTTTAATTTGAAGTACAGATATTAGGCTAATCAATGCACAAACAGTAAGGTAAATCCCTGCAGCAAGTTTTGTTTCGGTTTTTTCTATAAGCCACATGCATACCGATGGAGAAAGGCCGCCAAAAATACCTGCAGATATGTTATGTGTGAGGCTAAAGCCGGTGCACCTAACTTTTGTTGGAAATAACTCGCAGGCAAGAGAATTATATATTCCAAAAGATGCACCTATCGGCACACTTATCAACAGAAAAGAGAGCGTGACAATATAGTGGTTATCATTTGATAATAGCGAAAGTACCGGCAAACCAGCGCAAGCTAGAGCTACTAATGTAGGAATCATTACATTTTTTCTTCCAACTTTATCAGACAGTATTGCAAATAGCACTGCGGACGTTCCAAATGTAATTTCAACTATAATCCTTACTACATTTTTAATATCAATACCTGACAGAGTAAGCGCTTTTACAGATATGTTATAAAACATTATTACCGAATAAACGATTGCATTTTGAGCGATACCAAGCCCAATTGCTAATATAAATGCTTTTTTGTAGGTTTTGATTAATTCTAAAAATGGAGAATCAGATAAGCTTCTATTTTGATCATGAATTTTATATGCTAAGCTCTCTTCCATTATATATCTTGTTAAAAAGCCTATTATGCCCATAATGAAGCAGAAATAGAAGGGCAACCTCCAGCCCCAAATTTCATAATTTTCACCTGTAAACTTTTTGCAAATAGCTATCATTACAAAGCATGTGATAGAACCGAGAGCACCACTAAACGCTTTCATGCTCCCTAAGAATCCTAGATTTTTTTTATCGCTTGAATGCTCTATTAAAAAAGCAGAGTTAACACTTGTTTCTCCACCTGCTGCCATTCCTTGTACTATCCTACAAAACAGAAGCAGTATAGGAGAAAATATTCCTATTTCTCTAAAGCTTGGTATAACCGCAATTGCAGTAGACGATATCGAAGCTAATATTACGGAAGTCAGTAAAATTTTCCTCCTGCCATACTTATCTCCAATGTAACCAAAAATAAACGCACCAAGTGGTCTAAATCCAAAGCCAATTGCAAAACTGCCAAGGAATTTGATTTTTTTTATGTAGTCGCTTTCTGATGAAAAAAAAACGTCACTTATTATATGCGTCAAAACTCCAAACAGAGTTATTTCATACCATATAATCATATTGCAGATTATACTTGATAGTATTGCTTTTTGAATATCGTTCATAACTTCTAGTTTACCACACTCCGCTATAAAAATTTTTATTCAATAACCTTCAAGGATAATTCACGTAAATGCTTATCATCTACTTTAGAAGGAGCGCCCATTAGAACATCTTCTCCTTGCTGATTCATAGGAAAACAGATTACTTCACGAATATTCGGCTCATCTGCAAGTAGCATAACCATTCTATCAACCCCTGGCGCTATTCCACCATGAGGTGGCGTTCCAAACCTGAATGCACGCACAAGCGCGCCAAATTTTGTATCAACTTCCTCTTTACTGTAGCCTGCAATGGCAAAAGCTCTGTACATAATATCTAGTTTGTTATTACGAATCGCCCCACTTGAAAGCTCTATTCCATTGCAAACGAGATCATATTGATAAGCAAGGATATCTAGTGGATCTTTGTCTTCTAAATCCTTCAAGCCACCATGTGGCATGGAAAATGGGTTATGAAAGAAATCTATTTTTTTGCTTTTATCATCATATACAAAATATGGAAAATCGATGACCCAGCAAAACCTAAAGATATTGTTATCTATAAGACCTAGTTGTGATCCTAAGAGAGAGCGAACTTTCCCTGCAATTATTGCTGCTTCATTTTCCTTATCAGAAGCAAAAAATACACTATCTCCTGGCTTTACATTTGTTATTTCTTTTATAGAATTTAACCTATTGTCATCAAGAAATTTAGCAATTGGTCCTTTTGCAATGCCGTCCTTATCAAATGTTATATACCCAAGACCTTTAGCACCTAATTCTTTTTGCGCATGTTCTATTTTTTTATCAAAAAAGCTGCGTGGTTCCTCCGCTGTTTTGGGAGCAGGAATGGCTCTGACTACCATACCTCGCTCAATATTGCTTTTGAAAATATTGAACTCTGAATTACGGAAAATTTCTGTTACATCCCTGATCAATAGTGGATTGCGCAGATCTGGTTTATCAGAACCGTATTTGAGCATTGCGTCTTTGTATGTAATACGTGGAAAATCTTTATCAACTGATTTACGAGAAAATTTGGCAAACACTTTATATAAGGTAGATTCAATAACCTGAAATATATCTTCTTGAGTTACAAAAGACATTTCAAGATCTAGCTGATAAAACTCCCCAGGAGAACGGTCAGCCCTTGCGTCCTCATCACGAAAACAAGGTGCAATTTGAAAATATTTATCAAACCCTGAAACCATAAGCAACTGCTTAAAAATCTGTGGAGCTTGTGGTAATGCATAGAATTTACCAGGATTGAGTCTGCTTGGCACTAAATAATCACGTGCTCCTTCAGGAGAAGAGGCAGTAAGTATGGGAGTTTGAATATCTAAGAATCCTTGCTCTATCATGAGCCTCCTGAGCTCTGAAATGATCTGTGAACGTAGAATAATGTTATTACGAACCTTTTCACGTCTTAAATCAAGAAAACGATATTTAAATCTCATGTTTTCTGGGTATTCTTGCTCACCGGCGATACTTGCTAATATACTCCTTTCTTCTTTTGCTATTTCTTCATCACAGTGGAACTCAACTTCAGATTCAACTTGTAAATTACTAACTATAACTTCAATTTCTCCTGTGGAAATAGAGCTATTTACCGTATCTTCAGTTCTAGCTTTGACTATTCCTGTGACAGTAATCACACTTTCTGATTTTAAATTCGAAATTTCATCAAAAAAATCTTTATCGTTATTGAATACCAACTGAGTAATCCCATGAAAATCTCTTAAATCAACAAAGATTAGGTTACCATGGTCACGTTTGCGATACAGCCAACCAGAGAGAATAACTTCCTTTTCTACATCATTCTTCCTTAATTCATTACACTCGTGAGTTTTATAACAGTTCATTTAATTGAAATTTCTAGAATACAAAAAGATTATAAAATAAATTAACCTTTGGGCAAGATAATATCTAAAGATCCTTTACAAGCAATTCTGATTTAGATATACTTTTTTATTATGTGTGTTGAGGTGTATTTATGAACCCTGAAGAATTAAAAGAAATTTTAGCTAAAAAAGAGAGGGTGAATGCTGTAATAAAAGATCTTGTTGACACTGTTACCAAAAATGATTTAGAAAAAGTAAAGTCAATTTTTGAGGAAAATAGTTCCATTATTCGAGATGTTGTCACTGAGGTTAATTCCCAAAGCGGTACAAATTTATTAAAGTGTTCTACTAATAACAAAATGGCCGAATATCTAATAGAAAAGGGTATAAGCTTTAGCGCTGCAGTCACAAAGGCAGTTAAAAAAGAGATTTAGAGTCAGTAAAATCAATCTGTCAGATTAACAGCTTAATAGCTAAAGATTAGTTATCGCAAAATCCTGAGCCACTAGAATCTGCAACTTATGATCACAAATTTAATGATAAAATTGCAAGGTATTTGATTGAACAAGGTGCAAATCCTAATGCAACTGATCATCTTGGTCGTTACTTACTTCATCTGCAAACTGCACAAGGCAATTTCGAAGGAGCTAAGGCTTTAATAGAAAACGGTGTGGATGTTAACTTAATAAATCAAGAGGTAAAAAGCTATCAGAACTTAATTATTGGTGGTAGTGCGTTAAAGGGTCAAACTGCGTTGAATTTTGCAATTA is a genomic window of Wolbachia endosymbiont (group B) of Germaria angustata containing:
- a CDS encoding MFS transporter, which produces MNDIQKAILSSIICNMIIWYEITLFGVLTHIISDVFFSSESDYIKKIKFLGSFAIGFGFRPLGAFIFGYIGDKYGRRKILLTSVILASISSTAIAVIPSFREIGIFSPILLLFCRIVQGMAAGGETSVNSAFLIEHSSDKKNLGFLGSMKAFSGALGSITCFVMIAICKKFTGENYEIWGWRLPFYFCFIMGIIGFLTRYIMEESLAYKIHDQNRSLSDSPFLELIKTYKKAFILAIGLGIAQNAIVYSVIMFYNISVKALTLSGIDIKNVVRIIVEITFGTSAVLFAILSDKVGRKNVMIPTLVALACAGLPVLSLLSNDNHYIVTLSFLLISVPIGASFGIYNSLACELFPTKVRCTGFSLTHNISAGIFGGLSPSVCMWLIEKTETKLAAGIYLTVCALISLISVLQIKAKDKKIDW
- the aspS gene encoding aspartate--tRNA ligase, giving the protein MNCYKTHECNELRKNDVEKEVILSGWLYRKRDHGNLIFVDLRDFHGITQLVFNNDKDFFDEISNLKSESVITVTGIVKARTEDTVNSSISTGEIEVIVSNLQVESEVEFHCDEEIAKEERSILASIAGEQEYPENMRFKYRFLDLRREKVRNNIILRSQIISELRRLMIEQGFLDIQTPILTASSPEGARDYLVPSRLNPGKFYALPQAPQIFKQLLMVSGFDKYFQIAPCFRDEDARADRSPGEFYQLDLEMSFVTQEDIFQVIESTLYKVFAKFSRKSVDKDFPRITYKDAMLKYGSDKPDLRNPLLIRDVTEIFRNSEFNIFKSNIERGMVVRAIPAPKTAEEPRSFFDKKIEHAQKELGAKGLGYITFDKDGIAKGPIAKFLDDNRLNSIKEITNVKPGDSVFFASDKENEAAIIAGKVRSLLGSQLGLIDNNIFRFCWVIDFPYFVYDDKSKKIDFFHNPFSMPHGGLKDLEDKDPLDILAYQYDLVCNGIELSSGAIRNNKLDIMYRAFAIAGYSKEEVDTKFGALVRAFRFGTPPHGGIAPGVDRMVMLLADEPNIREVICFPMNQQGEDVLMGAPSKVDDKHLRELSLKVIE
- a CDS encoding ankyrin repeat domain-containing protein; protein product: MVMTYEQWNIILGVIDQEVNLSKDNVIERIKELLKEIKILGQAETSRMLEEISHGLEVSSKIPRVQETQEPLKKRLKVVNVPQTKEEAKKILKESRVSNAQQMVKRMLKRLGVQETLEESKAVALEDMLNARKISEKVPVMLDVGKILETLKALKRASKNVYREWEKNKFDVNHWFKVDCLHERFSYTLLYLAIDFKLNNLINAMLKVKGIDINAPSPFSEWTALHWAVEDRNTEVARKLIEKGANVNQLDSSQRTTLYQPAVNGDIEITKILVKNNADVNAEDLARLTALYKAAANGHEEVAKYLMENGADVKKNGALKLTLLHIAVANVDEAMVNCIIKNDKNIVENIEIVDVFGWSPLYWAAAKNDTLILEILLQVTSRCRASVDIEDKLIGRSPLHIAATNDNVEAVELLINYEANVNHKDAWEWTPFNCAAAKGNRKVMNYLIAHGASIETNDPQKILLSICPYNYLEAITTIIQLGIWKDVMKLMVAEFLRCAAGHGDTLMVHALLESGINANARDDLESTALHKAAKGGHAEVVRTLILYGANVNAQDSSGQSPLAYAFEHRHWIVVMTLLCYGASTLLPDHCGETVRDLAEHQGISNLLVEAEQRALDILTRLNLESSILRNKALMKVQHIASYMLREIELHPSISFEFMIRDQANQIEQLQYNDKLNEKRVAFITDHIKCVQLETNTKACSAEMDGVKEQILHSPCRWSYRTKNVNVRRVTSLANGIECMKLGPNTEACPGPSTKEPNTHLSMIEKLSLLPLYSAVGKYEAVINS
- a CDS encoding RluA family pseudouridine synthase, with translation MSEGIKTILVEDNNVRLDRYIRRIFPNLKQSAIEKSLRKGLIKVDNCTAKSSDRVSSGQTIMIRYLDYIENTNSDCKYNEKLVNLLRENILYEDEYILAINKPAGVIVQGGIKVKISISDLLDQIREREIFKIVHRLDRDTSGVIIFARNASVAKYLMEEFKGRRIKKTYLALTFGIPSKDNGTIDYPLVKKYISGQEKVVVDEDSPQNATTHFSIIARLKHNVAYLKLQPITGRTHQLRAHLAHINCPILGDGKYGGKKAFIDGVANQIHLHSYSLSLKLLNNKEVTITAPIPQHIEKSIEALSFD